The Anabas testudineus chromosome 5, fAnaTes1.2, whole genome shotgun sequence region AATCCAGTGAATAAACATCAGATGTACTGTAGATAGAAAATGTGGTTCTATAGTGAAGGACTCCGTCTTTACCTGTGAGCTAGAACTGACCCTGTGTTGCTCCCTCAGAGATGAGGAGCTGCGTGGTAAGTGTTGAGGATCAGCTTCTGTGAGCAAAGTCAGGCCTGTAgaaaacaacatcacactgTGAACTCACACAGTTGTGTAATGGCATGAAAAGACACTCATGTACTTGTCCACTTACTTGTTTGCATGTAGCTTATGTTTCCATAGATGGggttttcttccatctgtctTGAGCCCTGACTTTAATTTCATATAAAGAACATAACAATAAAGCATTTTCAATTTTCAGGATGTACAAAAAAATGCAGACTATCTTTAAAGGGAACATAATTTGCATTTTCACGGGCTACATACCTTCGTCTCATCCTTGGTGGACACCTCCCTTTTCCTGTTACAGTAAAGGATAATATATTCAGCAATTTAAGTACAGAAAATGTATTAGTTTTTACTGGAATTTTAAATGGGAGTCTGTAATTACCTGAGCAATATTTTGATACACAGCAAAAGATATTACAAGTGAGTGAAAGGATCAGCATAGCACTGATAATCCAGAATAGTGCTGCAGGGCTTAATGGCGGACACAAAAAGTTCCATCctagagaaagacagaggaaaagctATATTTATAATGAATCATTTATAAtgattaattataattacataTTGGACTATGAGTGGTTTCCAAACTAAGCAAAATAGTTACTTGTGTTGCTGCAGTGCTTTAATGACCTTAATCTTTACTTTTGCTTCAAACCTTTATTAGACTTGACAGCAAATACTAAAATCCAATAGGAAATCAATCAGATACCGATCATTAAATCATGTATTTATCCTTTATTTACGTCAGCATATTCTGTGCAATATATGTCAACACACAGCTCATGTAGTCAAAtcattcaaacacattttcctaCGTTCAATTCGGAGTCACACGTGAACATGCAAACACGTATGTACCTGCTAGAGGCAATAAAGTAAATCatggaaaaaaagcacagtACCACTTTCTTCAGTGCCTCTGTTCAGTAGTCACCAGTGAAAATGTGGTTTTAGTGAGAAGctgcatacatgcatgcatgtgtgaattGTTTGATTGCTCAGTACATTAGGTGTTTGTTGCAAGAGTACATGCTCAGCAAAATTTGTTGGATTCATTTCCTACCTTACAACACATCTGCAAAACCTGGTTTCAGTCCAACATGCAGTACACTTCACTAAACCTAAAGTCTACCATttaacagcttaaaaaaaacacagtttgcattGTTATAGCGCATCACAGGAAAAATGCATTGTGCAACATTTCATAGAAAATTCCCCCTGAATAAAGTTTGACGTTATGTATTTGCTATCTTGTGCGTGTGTcgtgtgaaaacattttttttttaggagtAGATGTATACAACTAGTTGACCTTTTAAGCGTGCAGCCTCTTCAGAGATACTAACCACACAGAAATGGAATATAAAGAAAAGATTACGCAGctgcaaatgttttatctttaaaaatgtttgggGTTCAAATAGGGCTTGTTTGACAAATACTGTCAGGCCAcaggtttatttcttttcagtgggttcatatttaatttatttacagttacTGCAAATGATATTTTACTAAACCAGTGTATGAGAACATGAAAACAGTGCAACAATGTGGAACTGGAAATACTACTTGAATTTACAGTCAACAGACTTATAAACTACCTGTTGGGCAGAGAGACAAAGGAAAAGAGCACAATGGAGCATTTAGCCGCAGAAGAGACAGATATCTCCTTCTGGAGTTGGTAGAAACCGGAAACAAAGCTCAAACTGAATACAGtaagtactgtacattcagtaGGTGGAAGGAAACACATGTCCAAACAAATGCAAACGTTCTCGGCTGTTTTGAACTGTGCAGAGTATAGTAGGCTTATCAAGGCTTTTCATGAGAACTGCTTCCTGCCGAGGTTAGAAGTGATGCTCTAAAAGTGGCATTTTACAAATGCAGTAAAGTTGCTGATTGTAAAACTAGACAATGAGTGGAAATGTGTTGCAGAgctgatcattacacacagtttTATCAACAGGTACGTTAAGAAAGATTTAAGCACTTTCCCACACTTAGCTGAGGACATACATACGGCAACTTGTCATCACGGAGGCCTTAGGTGCTCTATGCTGGCTAAGACGGTGAAATACTGACTGATAGCAGACGAGGACTCCAGCACCTCATTTCTTTATGAATATGATTATTTTACTTCTAAAACTcagacattacatttttacaagttctactttatcattcattttataTGTCCCACTTCTCAGCATTAGAATGATCTCATGGAATAATAAGTCCTTATGGTGACACGTGAATTAAAGTCTTAAAGTTTAGTCAACACAACATATCTGATTTCTTCttaagttgaaatgtttcatccaagtagctttttTATTCTGACTCAAAACAACCTGCAGACAACCTCACCTAGATGACTAACTAGATGAccaacatttattaaaatgtctttagtcAAAAGCTTGGAACTGATTCTCCTCCATCATTTCAGTATAAATCTAGTGCGGAGAACAAGCTCCTAGCtgttccagctgcagctcttgGACCAATGCCGAACATCTTGgtcactgacatttaaaaagcaaattatCCTTTACATCTCACATCCACTCATACATCAAAAGTTAACATTTGACagttcacatttaaatgacattttcaatATCTTCAGACTTACCCCCCGTCCCATTGCAACAATTCGCCATGGCAATAAAGctttcagctctctctctctctctctgtgtctgtctgtcgtACTAGACAGTGTCTGTGATAAACAAGAATGTCTGTGGAGTGTTTATCTTGCACAGTGTGATACTATTCAGAAGAAGGAAAGAGGGCTGCTAACGCATTACAGGATGTGTGCTTTTGCAGAAACCacaaactctttttttaaagaaaaaaaaagcatcaagtAATGAACCTGTGATTATATTAAGGAATGTGGGCACAGAGACAAGTTTTAGAAAGATAAAACAAACGTCTTTAAATAGAAACCTGGcttcaacataaaaatataaagtaatacATTGATTCATCTAAATGCAATGACACATGTTCCATTATCTCAGTGACAACTAAAACTAAGATTAACTAATATGTGTGAATCGCATTATAAATATAACACCTACAGCAAGATGgtgttatttttagttgtttatGATTGCCTCATAGAAACTAGTCTCTATAACAGAACCTGTGCTTTTAAtacactttaaattaaactttgaaaCTGACATGTTAATGAATATGCTTACATGCAAGCTAGTCACGTAgcatagaatagaatagaatagaatgaATAGAATgcctttttattgtcactgtgcaCATATACAATTAAATTATAGACATGTACAATGAGATTAAAAGCATCTTGCTGTTGgtgcaaacatttttaaatataacataaataacaataataacaatagcagCAGGGGGTGCAAGTCAAATGAGGTAGGGTACACAAAAAAAAGGTAACACTCATATATAGCATAGCATGGACTTGTACCTGTACCTTTATGTACCCGTACAAAAACTCAGCAAACAATGAATACGTGCGTTTATGACAATGTGATCAAATATGCAGCATAAATATTCAGTCTGCCTGTCTGTGATGATTTGGATTCCTCTGCAGCGTTGAACGGCATGATTTTCAACAACTCTTCACAAATTTCCTGAAGCTTGCAGGCTGGAGACCAAACAAATCTGTATGAGGACATTAATAAAAGTGCAGCTGAGCAGGAGCAGACATCACCTCTCAGCTGTTTGAACATTACAGCTGTAGGTGAGAAAGGTTACAGAGGCGGCCAACCACACAAGCTACCATGTTTCCACTGCGCATAATTGACATTAgggacattttacatttacattttaaatgtttacttgATTATCAACtacaaaatgtggaaacatgGGTTCTTTCTTCACACTACTGCTGATTTAcctaatatttctattttagtttCATGGTTAATTAAAATATTCTCTTCCTGCCTGATGTGTGAGCTACTAAAGGTCAAGTCCTGTCCACCTCCTAATTTATTTAATCAGATCCTCTTTTCTTATTAGCACATATTTAAACTGCATTGTGGACAGGTTATCCCTTTAAGGCACtaagggttcagggttcagtgtcttgtctagGGACACTTGTTTTCTGAGTATGTGGCTGGGAATggggaatcgaaccaccaaccctggggtttgtagatgactgcCCTGCCTACGGATCCACAGTTGCCCTTATTTGAGTGTTTTTAGTGTGTTACTCGCTCCTGCTTGATATTGCCTGTGTGAGGCCAGGACCACTATTGTGAGCCCctagaatattttttaaaacccTGTTagagatcaaataaataatcagagaaaTATGAAGCTACATTTCTTCACACTCAGGTCAGTGGCAGCAGGCTCACACATCACTACAGCAAAACGCTGCTGCactatatcattattattattattattagtagtagtagtagtagtagtagtagtagtagtaatagtagtgcTCTTTGGAAatgtctttcttctcttctggtTTGGCAGCAGAGAGTTTACCTAGTGTTTCCTCTATGTGCAGCTGCCTACGCAGTTCATCTTGCTACAGCAACGTGGACACCACCCTGAAAAAATGACTTCTTGAACCAGGGATATTTTCATCTTGAGGCTTAAACACATTGAACTGGCGCAATTGGGCTACAGCGACATCTTGAGGCCTTGTGGTCTGTCCACAtgcttcactgttttcattttctttctcataaTTTGAGATATGAATTCATGTGCTCACTGTCTGGGGACAGATATACATGCTTCTACGTCTTCTTCACTTCTATGTAAAGTATGTATTCGTGACCAGTGTGAAGCAATGTTTAGAGCatgaaaaaccttttttatagTTTATTGCTCGTGTTTCTGCAGGAGAGTTGTATTtagaaattatatatttaaagtatTATACAAGTTCTGTActctaaaattaaaatgtaatttattacaGAGGCATTAACATGTTTCCACTTCCGTGCACTGCGCCTTAAATTggcaaaatgaaatgaaataaaataaaataaagcagtgcacatactgtagtttctctgctcttttacttttactacacCTCCTGTCGGGTGGAGGTATCGAGGTGGCTGCAGTCTGCGCCCtgaccactagatgtcactaaATCCCACACACTTCCCCTTTAATAGTGTGTTATTCATTAGAGTTTCACTGTTGTTGAAGAAGTTGAGTGCGCAACATAGTGTTGAACAAAGCTCTCACACatttagtgaaataaaaaaaaaaaaaatttctaaCCCTTTCAATGTGCAACACAGCCCTCCGGACCGGAGCCCTGACCGAGGCGGACCTCTCCACTCCCCCACAGCGGGCGGGTCTAACTCCTCGATCCCGCCTCCTGCCCCCGCTgctgtcctctcctctgctgaACGCTGATGTGTTGTTAACTTCAGCCTACAACTCCGCTAAAATGTTCAATTCGGGATCCaaactgttgctgctttttctccTGGCCTTCCCCTGTGGACTGATGTCCATCGGTAAGTGCGCCTCTTTCCTGCGTTGGATGGAGACCGTGCGTCTTCACTTCGGCAACAGCTGCAAACTTTGACTCAGCTCTCAACGCATTGACGTGGCACCGTCCCGCAGCTGCACACAGGGGGCTCCGTGCCTCTAACCCCCACTTTACCGACAGGAATAAATGAATCTTTGATCCATAATTGTATCAGAGTAGTAAGAAAGTTGTAGCTGATTTGATCAAAGTCCTGAACAGGCTGTGGATGCAGCGGCAGGAATCTGCTCCCTCATGCTGGGACACGTCACCATAGATAAGATGGTAACTTGTTTGGGTTTGTTGTTTCACATAGGCTGTTTTATTTAGGCTGTTGGTTAATGTGGATCTTTATTGctctaatgttattttattaaactggCAACAACCTTACTACTTTATGTGCTGACTGGGAAAATATCTGGCAACAATGAGAATGAATCAGCTGTTACAGGAACTACTGTACAACATTTAGAGAGTTGTAAAGACTGAATCAAAACTTTAGATTGATATAGTGGTGAGATTTTATGTGCCACATTTCTGTGACCACGTTCGCTCACCTGCAGCAGCATTGTTACCCACATACTGTATTGGGTCGACATAAGTGTGGACGTGCACTTCTACAGAAGAGAGATCTACGTCCAACACACATCCTGCCCTCACTCATATACACCGCTGCGTCTTTGCTCACCTTTGCAGGCCATGTTTCTGCAAACTCGGACTCTGCTGAGGACATTGCTGAGGATTCTGATGCTGCCGTagatgaggaggaagacgacGAAGAGGTGCTTGCTGAGGAAGATCACACACAAACCTCGGTATGTTACATAGCTTGTGCCATTTAACCCCAGCTTTTTACATGCAGGTGGTAAAGTTACAGTACTTTGTCATGTTGGGTTCATTCTCAGGACGGAGACGAAGATGAATCGGATGAAGCTGCTGATAAACTCATAACTTCTCACCCCGATGCCGACACAACCATAATCTTCATGACAGGAGAAGGTTggcttgcttttttttaataggTTTTCATTCATTGAAAGTGTTTTTACTCACTGCTAAAATTGGAAAgggaagaaattaaaatgaagccAGCCTGATTTTGTTTTATAGGATGACAAATGTGGTTTAAAATAGTAAAGTAACACGTAACTCATGCTCatttatctgtatttaaaatgtgtttgtaccCATT contains the following coding sequences:
- the LOC113154860 gene encoding signaling threshold-regulating transmembrane adapter 1; protein product: MANCCNGTGGWNFLCPPLSPAALFWIISAMLILSLTCNIFCCVSKYCSGKGRCPPRMRRSQGSRQMEENPIYGNISYMQTSLTLLTEADPQHLPRSSSSLREQHRVSSSSQSKTQDCYANLTLKPPRPQSGRSSPQIQYSDVVQLEEPSVSEKVDEGNTDAVSTMSDLYASVQTQRTKTVDTADNGEDYANHL